The stretch of DNA TCATGCCCCCATCCAAAAAGCCCAGCGAGCTCCTCTGCGCATCCCTATCCCCGCTAGAGGCGACCTACCATATTTGATCTGAACTCTGAAGGCGACTGCATCCATGGAGAGCATGCCGGAGGAGCGGCGGCCGAAGCTTTCTGACGCCGGAGGCGGCGAGGACCGTCTCAGTGCATTGCACGACGACGCCCTCATCCAGATCCTCCTCAAGCTCCGTTGCCTCGCTACAGCCGCCCGGACCAGCGTCCTCTGCCGCCGTTGGCGCCACCTTTGGGCCCTCCTCCCGAAGCTGCACTTCTACAACGCGACAGACCCCCGCCGCATACGCTCCGCCCTCGCCGCCCACGAGGCCCCGACGCTCCAGGAGCTCGTCGTCGTCCAGCAGGACGCCTCTTTCGGGCCCACAGGGGCGTGGCTCCCCATCGCCGCGTGCCGCCTCTCCGGCTTACTGTTTTGCCACTATCTGTCGCAGAGGGTCAGGGCTAGGAGAAGAGCTGCCTTGAAGCTGCCATGCTTCGAGAGCGCCACCGGGATCTCTATGCGGTTAGGGTTCCTCCGCCTTACGCTGCCGCCTTCCGGTGTGTTCGCCCGACTCAGTCTTCTTCACCTCTTTCAGCTCCGGCTGCATGGTATGTGTGAGCTCGGTGCCATTGTCTCCTCGCCGCGGTGCCCATGCTTGGGTAGACTCGTCGTCGATGACGTCCGGGGTGTGGGCGGCCTCGCAATCCACTCGGAATCTCTTGGACAAATTGAGCTATATAATCTGCCCGACTTGCAGCAGCTCACCATCGTGGCGCCATCACTCCAGCAACTAAAAGTGCAGGATTGCTTTGCTCCGGTTGCGCGGCAACCAGTTGCCAGCATCTCAGCCCCACACCTGCTGCAGCTCGCATGGATAGATGATTATGATCAAAACTCCGTCAAGCTTGGCGAGATGGCACACCTACAACGGCTTGACGTCCAACAATTTATCGTATATGGAAAGGACTACATTATTGCTTCGCACAACCGTAATTGTGCGCTTCTTTTGCGGCGCTTTGAACGCCTACACAGTCTTGTTATCACTCTTCATTGCCCCCCGGTGAGTTCATACTATGTATAATCTATGTCATTGTTGAACATGCTATGTACAATCCGTGTCATTGTTTAACTACTATATATGTATAATCCTTTTGTCTGTGACCTCTCATACGAACCGACAGGACATAGCTAACAAGAAATACTTGATGGAAGATATAACAAGGGTTCCTGATGTTAAATTATTGGGATTGGGCATAACAGCATGTGGACATTCCTTTGGAGCCAGCTTATTTCATGTTCTGCGGATGTGTACTGCAATAAGAAGGCTGAATCTTGGTCTTATCGTCGCACCTGAACACGAGGTATGCTATTCTCAATTTGTTTATCTGTCTAGGAGTATTCTCAGTTTGTTGTCATCTATCTGCTATAATTTTATGTCCATCAAACCAGATCGGTTGGTCTTGTTAAGCCAATGTGCCCCTTGTTTCAGGCAGAAACTGTGTGCCCATCAGGTTGTATATGTGATCAGCCGCCAAGCTGGAAAACCAGGGAACTCGTGTTGAATTGCCTCGAAGAAGTAGAAATATTTGACTTGAAAGGAAGTGAGCATGAAATCAGTGTTGTGAATCGTCTATTCAGTTGGGCACCGGTGCTAAAAAGGATGACAGTAAATTTCCATTACTCGGTCACGGAAAACAAAGCTGAAGAGCTCTGCCAAGTGTTACTAACCTTTTCCAGGCCGGAAATATGTATGATTTGTAGGATGCCCAACATGTCGGAGAAAGTTTTGCATGCTTAACAAGACACCAATTTTTCCCCAGTATCCATTGATTGTCAGTTGGGCGAGCAGCTTATGTGAGACTGGACTAAACTAGTTTAAACTGTAGCGACAATCTTCATGTGCGTGTAGCTAGCTGCTAGTTTCCCTCTCCATGATTTATGGTTTGATACTCATATGCTTGGTATGCATTTTGTGTGCGGTAACTAACTGTATGCCTCATGCCTATTAAAATCACAAGAATTTACTACTCTTCAAGTTTGAGAAATTGGCATGCTACTTTGGTTAATAACTTTGTAATAGGATTTCAGTTTACAAGATTGTCAGTTTGTTGGAAATGAAAAATGGTAACCAATTTTGTCTTGTCTGCTTTCCTTCCTCGGCAAAAGTTTTGATCTCCAAAAATTTGGGTCTAGTGCCAACCATCCAAAGCTATATATGCTTATTTCCTCCTCTTATCAACAATTTCTATAGTTGTCATTTCCACACGTATATATTGGGATGAGATGCTTAATTTGGAATGCAAAATACGAGCCCTTCTACAAAGCCTCTGATGAGGAACCATATAATAGGCCTTACCAGTTATCTGTTTCTGGGATTAATTCTTGTCGAAATCTCAAAGCTAAAGGTGCTGAGCTGGAATCTCATTCTAAGGATTCTTGTGTAATGAACAAGGGATACTACACAGAATATATGTGCTAATGAAACAATCACCTCCACTAAGCATCATGCATCCAAGAGGCTCGGAGATAAGTAAGCCATCACGCATTGCGTGCACCTGGAGGTTGACCATCAAGGTCCATTGTGAGGGTATACACCATGGCAGGTATGCCAAGCGAGAGGAGCACGGAGATAACACAGTTGCCGACCAGGTGGTCCTTGTCCCTGCTCCGTGGAACCATGACCGCGAAGATGAAGACTATAAATAGGACACACGCCGTGTTGGCGAACGCCTGCACAAGATTAAAAAAAACAAAGAACTTGTGAGGCAAAACAAAGGATATATATATTCTCATACTGGACATATACAGGATCAAGGCAACACGCATGATAGCTTGCTCAGGCTGCAGGTGGGCACGTACCACGTACGTACCCTGAATGCGCCGACCCATGGAGGGTTGGTTTTCTTGGGTTTTGGCACCAGGCGTGGCGCCACCGTCCAAGCCTGCGGCTGCGGCTGCGGCAGCCATCCTTCCTCTAGCAAGCTGCAGCGCAGATCGTACGCCGGCGCCGGCATCGGCGCCGCCATGGACAGGAGCTTGGGAGGGTCGAGGCCGGTGGCCGTTCTTTGGTAGATGGACGTGCCGGAGTATATGTTATATATCTTGGTCGATTGGTTCAATCGCGACGAGTGTATATATAGATTGATTATATAAATATCTAAAATATCTTATAATCCAAAACAGAGGTTAGTACTCTACTTGCTTACGAAGAGGACTCCGATCCGGTCAGGTACCGCGTACCTGCGTACGTGCTATCAGTGGAGTACGTGCTAAAGGCGTATGCAGCCGTCACCACTCCCTTACCCAAGCCAACTTGAACTTGTTGATGACAGCCGACCGAAGCGTTGCTGTCGTCACTTTCCTATATCAGAGCCAGCTTGACCTTATGGATGACAGCCAACCAACGCGCCAATGTCGGTGTTCCCCTATCTGAGTCGGCTTGACCTTGTCGATGACAGTCAACCGACATGCCACTATCGATGCTCCCCTACCTGAGCCCCCTTGACCTTGTTGATGACAGCCGACCGATGCGCGAGTGTCAGCGCTTCCCTACCTAAGCCGGCTTGACCTTATCGATGACAGTCGGCCGACCATTGTCGACGCTCCCTACCTGAGTCGGCTTGACCTTATCTATGACAACCGGTCGACGCACCACTATCGATGCTCCCCTACCTTAGTTGGCTTAACCTTGTCCATGATAACCGGTCGACGCGCCGCTGTCGCCGCTCCCCTATcggagccggcttgaccttgTCGATGACACCCGGTAAGTCTTCGTGTATGTGCCCCTAAAGACAAACGCCCTGGAGCCGTACTTGTCGTTGTTGAACCCTTGCATAGATCTAAAGCATCTGGCACCAAATCTCGTCACATGACGAGAAACTCTATCCTCACTGCCCAAGGAGACGGCGGGAATCTATGTTGGAGCTATGTCCAGATGGATAAACTCGAGGAGGAACGGAGCCCGGAAGACAAACTCGAGGCGGCAAAAATTCCATGAGTTCGGTCTAGGTTGTTTGCACTCTTGAGCGTGAAATCACTTGACTTTTCATAGTGCCACACAATGCAGCCCTCGGTCGTACTGGTTGGGGTACAGATTTTGTATATTTCCTCGGCATCAAAAGGATGAAAGATTTGGTTTACAAGCTCTGTATCCCACTCTTTGGACCCCTCCTTCATAAGTTGATTGGCATATCTGCAAACAAATATGAAAACCTCTCCCAAGTGATTCCGAGCTACAATACTGGATTATGTTTCATCTATCTCTGGTTGCCTACCTTTGGTTCACCAATAGAATTATTTTAAGAAGCTCCATTTTTAGCCAGTAGTGGTGATGAGACCTTCCTGTGTATGTGATGCTTCCAAAG from Triticum urartu cultivar G1812 chromosome 3, Tu2.1, whole genome shotgun sequence encodes:
- the LOC125546628 gene encoding uncharacterized protein LOC125546628; the protein is MAAPMPAPAYDLRCSLLEEGWLPQPQPQAWTVAPRLVPKPKKTNPPWVGAFRAFANTACVLFIVFIFAVMVPRSRDKDHLVGNCVISVLLSLGIPAMVYTLTMDLDGQPPGARNA